One window of the Scylla paramamosain isolate STU-SP2022 chromosome 22, ASM3559412v1, whole genome shotgun sequence genome contains the following:
- the LOC135111555 gene encoding probable G-protein coupled receptor AH9.1 isoform X2, whose protein sequence is MLRTCEPAPQDSLQDSGATEEAMPEEVVMVVAYCYLIPTLVSINIFTNLLNVVILSSLGRRQQRPQQQGQATTFRYLLWLAITDVVVSLFLVVALSHLERSDLPYGWAFYYAHMEIPILNALTSGSAYIMVGLSVDRFVAVCYPRRYCGISAPRLANIRIGLSLLVPVLLYIPHGFSQKVICNTQGSGWTYDGAEMDSDIKWFVWEVMVELFHRLIPASLLLFLNLRIICTFRKLMMRRKYITSKKEERDGKAQQEQHLVYMLVAIVTTFLLSNLPAAVLALIDRAGSAHGPPAVEVFRAVANSLEAFGSSLNFVLYFCFVPDVRQEMLRLLQGVQGGARGVLKHAKTSYVCSDSITNDRSSKETECEEI, encoded by the exons ATGCTCAG GACATGCGAGCCAGCGCCCCAAGATAGCTTGCAGGACAGTGGAGCCACCGAGGAGGCGATGCCggaggaagtggtgatggtggtggcgtacTGTTACCTCATTCCAACACTCGTCTCCATCAACATCTTCACCAACCTACTGAACGTGGTCATCCTCAGCAGCCTggggcggcggcagcagcgcCCACAGCAACAGGGGCAAGCCACGACCTTCCGCTACCTGCTGTGGCTGGCCATCACTGACGTGGTCGTCTCACTTTTCTTGGTGGTCGCCCTTTCACACCTCGAGCGCAGTGACCTGCCCTACGGCTGGGCCTTCTACTATGCCCATATGGAGATTCCCATCCTCAACGCCCTCACCAGCGGCAGCGCCTACATCATGGTGGGACTGTCTGTGGATCGTTTCGTTGCCGTTTGCTACCCACGCCGATACTGTGGGATCAGCGCCCCTCGACTTGCCAACATTCGCATTGGTCTCTCCCTGCTGGTGCCCGTCCTGTTGTACATTCCGCATGGGTTTTCTCAGAAGGTCATCTGCAATACTCAAGGGTCAGGATGGACCTACGATGGTGCAGAAATGGACAGTGACATCAAGTGGTTTGTgtgggaggtgatggtggaatTGTTCCATCGCCTCATCCCTGCTTCGCTTCTCCTGTTCCTCAACCTCCGCATCATATGTACCTTCAGGAAGTTGATGATGCGTCGCAAGTACATCACAagcaaaaaggaggagagggacgggaAGGCCCAACAGGAACAACATCTCGTGTACATGCTTGTAGCCATCGTCACCACCTTCCTGCTCTCCAACTTGCCTGCCGCCGTCCTCGCTCTCATCGACCGAGCTGGCTCTGCCCATGGCCCTCCTGCTGTTGAG GTATTCCGAGCTGTGGCCAATTCCTTGGAGGCATTCGGCTCCTCACTTAACTTTGTGCTGTACTTCTGTTTCGTGCCGGACGTGCGCCAGGAGATGCTGCGACTTCTTCAGGGAGTGCAAGGAGGAGCCCGAGGAGTACTAAAGCACGCCAAGACTTCCTACGTCTGCTCCGATTCCATCACCAACGACAGGTCCTCGAAAGAGACGGAGTGTGAGGAGATTTAG
- the LOC135111555 gene encoding probable G-protein coupled receptor AH9.1 isoform X1 — MKEVPSLQSLIHVAPAASRCCVSSQPALTPCTTPFSQPLPAITHSLPPTLLSLQTCEPAPQDSLQDSGATEEAMPEEVVMVVAYCYLIPTLVSINIFTNLLNVVILSSLGRRQQRPQQQGQATTFRYLLWLAITDVVVSLFLVVALSHLERSDLPYGWAFYYAHMEIPILNALTSGSAYIMVGLSVDRFVAVCYPRRYCGISAPRLANIRIGLSLLVPVLLYIPHGFSQKVICNTQGSGWTYDGAEMDSDIKWFVWEVMVELFHRLIPASLLLFLNLRIICTFRKLMMRRKYITSKKEERDGKAQQEQHLVYMLVAIVTTFLLSNLPAAVLALIDRAGSAHGPPAVEVFRAVANSLEAFGSSLNFVLYFCFVPDVRQEMLRLLQGVQGGARGVLKHAKTSYVCSDSITNDRSSKETECEEI, encoded by the exons ATGAAGGAAGTGCCCAGCCTTCAATCACTAATTCATGTTGCTCCTGCCGCGAGCCGCTGTTGTGTCTCCTCACAGCCTGCCTTGACCCCGTGCACAACGCCTTTTTCCCAGCCTCTTCCTGCCATCACCCACTCTTTACCTCCAACCCTCCTTTCCCTACA GACATGCGAGCCAGCGCCCCAAGATAGCTTGCAGGACAGTGGAGCCACCGAGGAGGCGATGCCggaggaagtggtgatggtggtggcgtacTGTTACCTCATTCCAACACTCGTCTCCATCAACATCTTCACCAACCTACTGAACGTGGTCATCCTCAGCAGCCTggggcggcggcagcagcgcCCACAGCAACAGGGGCAAGCCACGACCTTCCGCTACCTGCTGTGGCTGGCCATCACTGACGTGGTCGTCTCACTTTTCTTGGTGGTCGCCCTTTCACACCTCGAGCGCAGTGACCTGCCCTACGGCTGGGCCTTCTACTATGCCCATATGGAGATTCCCATCCTCAACGCCCTCACCAGCGGCAGCGCCTACATCATGGTGGGACTGTCTGTGGATCGTTTCGTTGCCGTTTGCTACCCACGCCGATACTGTGGGATCAGCGCCCCTCGACTTGCCAACATTCGCATTGGTCTCTCCCTGCTGGTGCCCGTCCTGTTGTACATTCCGCATGGGTTTTCTCAGAAGGTCATCTGCAATACTCAAGGGTCAGGATGGACCTACGATGGTGCAGAAATGGACAGTGACATCAAGTGGTTTGTgtgggaggtgatggtggaatTGTTCCATCGCCTCATCCCTGCTTCGCTTCTCCTGTTCCTCAACCTCCGCATCATATGTACCTTCAGGAAGTTGATGATGCGTCGCAAGTACATCACAagcaaaaaggaggagagggacgggaAGGCCCAACAGGAACAACATCTCGTGTACATGCTTGTAGCCATCGTCACCACCTTCCTGCTCTCCAACTTGCCTGCCGCCGTCCTCGCTCTCATCGACCGAGCTGGCTCTGCCCATGGCCCTCCTGCTGTTGAG GTATTCCGAGCTGTGGCCAATTCCTTGGAGGCATTCGGCTCCTCACTTAACTTTGTGCTGTACTTCTGTTTCGTGCCGGACGTGCGCCAGGAGATGCTGCGACTTCTTCAGGGAGTGCAAGGAGGAGCCCGAGGAGTACTAAAGCACGCCAAGACTTCCTACGTCTGCTCCGATTCCATCACCAACGACAGGTCCTCGAAAGAGACGGAGTGTGAGGAGATTTAG